From the Arvicola amphibius chromosome 2, mArvAmp1.2, whole genome shotgun sequence genome, one window contains:
- the Fbxo41 gene encoding F-box only protein 41 — MASLDLPYRCPRCGEHKRFRSLSSLRAHLEYSHTYETLYILSKTNSICDGAAAAAAAAAAASGFPLAPEPAALLAVPGARREVFESTSFQGKEQAAGSAPAGPHLLHHHHHHAPLAHFPSDLVPASLPCEELAEPGLVPAARYALREIEIPLGELFARKSVASSACSTPPPGPGPGPCSGPASASPASPSPADVAYEEGLARLKIRALEKLEVDRRLERLSEEVEQKIAGQVGRLQAELERKAAELETARQESARLGREKEELEERASELSRQVDVSVELLASLKQDLVHKEQELSRKQQEVVQIDQFLKETAAREASAKLRLQQFIEELLERADRAERQLQVISSSCGSTPSASLGRGGGGSASGPGARGPGRTREHHAGPAVPSTYAVSRHGSSPSTGASSRVPAASQSSGCYDSDSLELPRPEEGPSEDSGPGGLGSRAQATNGGSERSQPPRSSGLRRQAIQNWQRRPRRHSTEGEEGDVSDVGSRTTESEAEGPSDVPRPGPSLAGPLNSCRLSARPEGGSGRVRRVERGSPSRSNEVISPEILKMRAALFCIFTYLDTRTLLHAAEVCRDWRFVARHPAVWTRVLLENARVCSKFLAMLAQWCTQAHSLTLQNLKPRQRGKKESKEEYARSTRGCLEAGLESLLKAAGGNLLILRISHCPNILTDRSLWLASCYCRALQAVTYRSATDPVGHEVIWALGAGCREIVSLQVAPLHPCQQPTRFSNRCLQMIGRCWPHLRALGVGGAGCGVQGLASLARNCMRLQVLELDHVSEITQEVAAEVCREGLKGLEMLVLTATPVTPKALLHFNSICRNLKSIVVQIGIADYFKEPSSPEAQKLFEDMVTKLQALRRRPGFSKILHVKVEGGC, encoded by the exons ATGGCCTCGCTGGACCTACCGTACAGATGCCCGCGATGCGGGGAGCATAAGCGTTTCCGGAGCCTGTCGTCGCTGCGCGCGCACCTGGAATACAGCCACACCTACGAGACGCTCTACATTCTCTCCAAGACGAACAGTATCTGCGACGGTGCGGCCgctgcagcagcagctgctgcagcagccTCCGGTTTCCCGCTGGCACCAGAGCCCGCTGCCCTACTGGCGGTGCCCGGAGCCCGGCGCGAGGTCTTCGAGAGCACGTCCTTCCAGGGTAAGGAGCAGGCGGCAGGATCGGCGCCCGCGGGGCCGCACCTgctgcaccatcaccaccaccacgcGCCGCTGGCTCACTTCCCCAGCGACCTGGTGCCCGCCAGCCTTCCCTGCGAGGAGCTGGCCGAGCCGGGGCTAGTGCCTGCCGCGCGCTATGCACTACGCGAGATCGAAATCCCACTCGGTGAGCTGTTCGCGCGGAAGTCTGTGGCATCCTCAGCCTGTTCGACACCGCCACCCGGGCCCGGCCCTGGTCCTTGTTCCGGGCCCGCCTCCGCATCGCCTGCGTCGCCATCGCCTGCAGATGTAGCCTACGAGGAGGGCTTGGCACGCCTCAAGATCCGCGCGCTGGAGAAGCTGGAGGTGGACCGGAGACTGGAGCGGCTGAGCGAGGAGGTGGAGCAGAAGATCGCGGGCCAGGTAGGCCGGCTACAGGCCGAGCTGGAGCGCAAGGCCGCAGAGTTGGAGACAGCGCGACAGGAGAGTGCTCGGCTGGGACGCGaaaaggaggagctggaggagcgCGCGTCTGAGCTCTCGCGTCAGGTGGACGTGAGCGTGGAGCTGCTTGCCTCGCTTAAGCAGGACCTGGTGCACAAGGAACAGGAGCTGAGCCGCAAGCAGCA GGAGGTGGTGCAGATTGACCAGTTCCTGAAGGAGACAGCAGCTCGGGAGGCCAGTGCCAAGCTGCGGCTGCAGCAGTTCATCGAGGAGCTCCTGGAGCGCGCAGACAGGGCCGAGCGCCAGCTGCAGGTCAtcagcagcagctgtggcagcACACCCAGTGCCAGCCTGGGCCGAGGAGGCGGGGGCAGCGCCTCAGGGCCTGGGGCCAGAGGCCCAGGCAGAACG CGAGAACACCATGCAGGCCCAGCTGTGCCAAGCACATACGCCGTATCTCGGCATGGCTCCTCTCCCAGCACAGG ggcCTCCAGCCGTGTGCCAGCTGCATCCCAGAGCTCAGGCTGCTATGACAGTGACAGTCTGGAGCTGCCCCGGCCAGAGGAAGGGCCCTCGGAGGACAGTGGCCCTGGGGGCTTGGGTTCACGGGCCCAGGCTACCAACGGTGGTTCAGAGCGGTCCCAGCCCCCTCGTAGTTCAGGCCTGCGACGACAGGCCATCCAGAACTGGCAGCGCCGACCGCGCCGTCACAGCACCGAGGGGGAGGAGGGTGACGTCTCAGACGTGGGCTCCCGAACCACTGAGTCAGAGGCTGAGGGCCCCTCTGATGTTCCACGCCCTGGACCGTCTCTGGCTGGGCCCTTGAACAGCTGCCGGCTCTCAG CCCGCCCTGAGGGAGGCAGCGGACGAGTCCGGCGAGTGGAGAGAGGTAGCCCCTCACGCTCCAATGAGGTCATCAGCCCAGAAATCCTCAAGATGCGTGCTGCCCTATTCTGTATCTTCACCTACCTGGATACCCGTACCCTGCTGCATGCTGCAGAGGTCTGCCGGGACTGGCGCTTCGTGGCTCGCCATCCCGCCGTCTGGACGAGGGTGCTGCTTGAGAATGCCCGAGTCTGTTCCAAG TTCCTGGCGATGTTGGCTCAGTGGTGCACCCAGGCCCACTCATTAACCTTACAGAACCTGAAGCCCCGACAGCggggaaagaaggaaagcaaggaagaaTATGCCCGCAGCACCCG GGGCTGTCTTGAAGCAGGGCTTGAGTCCCTGCTGAAGGCGGCCGGTGGGAATCTGCTGATCCTGCGCATCTCCCACTGTCCCAACATCCTCACCGACCGGTCACTCTGGCTGGCCAGCTGCTACTGCCGTGCCCTGCAGGCTGTCACCTACAG GAGTGCCACAGACCCTGTGGGCCATGAGGTGATCTGGGCCCTGGGTGCAGGCTGCAGAGAGATTGTCTCCCTCCAGGTGGCGCCACTTCATCCCTG cCAACAGCCCACTCGGTTCAGCAACCGTTGCCTGCAGATGATTGGACGTTGTTGGCCCCACCTCCGGGCCCTGGGTGTAGGTggtgccggctgtggggtacaggGCCTGGCATCACTTG cAAGAAACTGCATGCGGCTCCAGGTCCTAGAACTGGACCACGTGTCAGAGATTACCCAGGAGGTGGCGGCGGAGGTGTGCCGCGAAGGCCTGAAGGGACTGGAGATGCTGGTGCTCACAGCCACCCCTGTCACTCCTAAGGCCCTGCTGCATTTCAACA GCATCTGCCGGAACCTCAAATCCATTGTGGTGCAGATTGGGATTGCTGATTACTTCAAAGAGCCCAGCAGCCCCGAGGCCCAGAAGCTGTTTGAGGATATGGTAACAAAACTCCAG GCTCTACGAAGGAGGCCTGGCTTCTCAAAGATTCTGCACGTCAAGGTGGAAGGTGGCTGCTAA